Within the Catalinimonas niigatensis genome, the region TTCTACCGGCACAGTATGTTCACCGAGTCGTACGGCCATCATCACTGGAGTAAAGACCTACAGAACAGGCACCGGCAACCACCGCAGCAAATATCCCATACCTGAATCCATCAAAGGCTTTCCTTACTACATGCAGCAGCAGGGCTACTATGTGACCAACAACAGCAAAACAGACTACAATGTCAAAGATGAAAAGGCGTTTATAGAAGAAGCTTGGGATGAAAGTTCCAATGAAGCGGGTTGGTGGGACAGGAAACTCGGGCAGCCTTTCTTTGCAGTTTTCAACTACAATGACTCCCACCAGTCGCGCACCATGACGCATTCTTATGAATGGTATACACAGGAAGTATTAGCCAAACTACCAGCAGAGGATCGTATTGGAGAAAATGATTTTGAGATGCCTCCTTTTTATCAGGATAGTCCTGAGATGAGAAAGCAGTTGGCCAGAGTATACAATAGCATCAAGCTCACTGATCTTAAGATAGGTGAACTGCTGACACGATTGAAAAAAGATCAGCTGATGGACAGTACCATCATCTTCTTTTATGCCGATCATGGAGAGGGGATACCCAGAGGAAAAACCAATGGAATTAATCTAGGTTATCGTGTGCCTTTTGTGGTCTGGTTTCCACCCATGTATCAGCATCTCTCTCCCTGGGGAACAGCGGTAGTCACTGACGAACTCATAAGTTTTGAAGACCTGGCACCCAGTATGATCAGTCTGGCAGGTGCTAAAATACCTGAATACCTGAAAGGAAGGGTAATGATAGGAAAAGAAAGAGATAAGCCGGTAGACAAGCTGTTCCTCTCATCCGACCGTTCCGATAACGGCATTGATATGGTAAGAACGGTAACAGACGGCAAGTATGTGTATTCTCGTAATTTTATGCCCTTTATGCCAGAGCTAAAATACATCAGGTACATGGAAATAGGAGAGATCAAACAAGTGATGCGAAAAGATGAAGCAGCCAATAAACTTAATTCATTGCAGCAAAGTCTGTTTGAGCCCCGTCCCGCTGAGTATCTGTATGATATAGAAAATGATCTGTGGGAAACGCAGAATCTAATAGACGATGCTGCCATGCAGCCTTTATTGGAAAAATGGCGCACAGCATTAAAGGATGAAGTATTATCTTCCAGAGATGTGCTGTTTCTGCCAGGGTATGCATTAGGCCTGATCTCTGAAAACATCACTCCTTATGAGTTTCGGCTTGATAAAAAGCAGTACCCAATCAAAGAAATATATGCTGCGGCATCTTTATCAGGCAAAAGAACAGAGGAGGTAGCGAGCCAACAAGTCAAGCTTTTGCAGAGCCCTGACAAAATCATTCGCTACTGGGCCATCACAGGATTGAGGTCGCAAAGCAAGGCTTTACTTAAACCCTATCAGGATCAACTGATCAAAGCGATGCAGGATGATTATCCTCCGGTTGGGCTTACAGCCTCAGCAATTTCTTATGATGTATTCAGGAATAAAGATGCTGAGGAAAAGCTTAAGCAGTATATCAGGCATGAGAACAAGGATCTGGCGTTGATGGCTATCAATTATCTATTGTATGTTCAAGATCCCACACCTTTTACAACATACATACAGCAGGTCTATCAAAGTGAAGAGAGCAATTATGAAGTATCCGCTGCCAGTAAGGACTTCCTGGGAAAATTAGGTCTAATTCCCAATGATTTTGAGAATAGGTAAGCCGCACCATCGGGTAAAGTAGCCTTGTAAAAATGGTGCGCACCAAAATAAGGGATATACCTTTTAAAGCTAAAAAATAAGAGTTTTAGCTTTTTGTAACTTTTGAAAATCAAATTCAAAAACTACGTTTATCACTACAGCCATGCATGAAATTTGGTGTGGAAGCCTTATCTATGAATAGATCAAAAGCTTAAACTGCGCTCAGCAGCAAATTTCCAGGAAGTACATTATTCTTTAGCCTGCGCAAAGAAAGGCCATTCAGCATCTTCTTCATGTGCATGCTGCATGATTTGCTCCATTTCATCTACTATCTCGGGATGCTGATCCGCAATATTATGCTCTTCTCCGATGTCCACAGAAAGGTCGTAAAGCTCCAGAGGCGCATCAGGATTTTCAGCAATTCCTGTTTTCACTCCCTTCCACTGATCAATGCGTACTGCCTGCTTCTTCCCCTGCTCATGAAATTCCCAATAAAGATATGCATGTTCCGCTTGCTTTCCTTCATCCAGTAGCTCGGGAAGAAAAGATATGCCATCTACCTCTCTTTTTGCCTCTATGCCTGCCAGGGCGCAGGTGGTAGGCAGTACATCCCAAAAAGCAGAGATATGATCGGACTGACTGCCTGCCTCAATCTTTCCGGGCCAGCAGGCGATCATGGGCACACGTATCCCCCCTTCGTACAGATCTCTTTTGTAGCCTTTCAGGGGACCGTTGCTGTTGAAAAAATCAGGATCTGCACCACCTTCCAGATGCGGCCCGTTGTCGCTGCTGAAGATAATGATGGTATTTTCTGCCAGTCCTAATGCCTTCACCTTTTCTACAATCTGCCCCACCTGATCATCCAAAACTGTAATCATAGCCGCAAAGGCAGCATGAGGATAAGGCTGCGAGCCATAACCCCCTACTTTAAAGCGGGGGTGATTGATATCATCTACTCCTTCGTAGGGAGTTTCAGGAGCAAATTTACTTTTGAACTCATAAGGAGGCTCGGGTGATGACTGCTCTCCAAACATGGCCATGTACTCTTCAGGAGCTAGCAGTTCCGCATGAGGCAGGATAGAAGGGACATACAGAAAGAAAGAAGTATCCTTATGCTGCTCAATAAACTCCAGTGTCTTTTCCTGAATCAGCGTTGGGGCATAGGTGCCTTTCTTTTCTCCCTCGTTTTCCTCCAGGATCACTTTTTCTTTGTTATGCCACAGCTCCCAGGGGTAATAATTGTGGGCGATGGTCTGGCTGTTGAAACCAAAAAATTCATCTATTCCCTGATTGACAGGATCTCCTTCAGAACCAGGGAAGCCCAGTCCCCATTTACCAAATGCGCCAGTCACATAACCAGCTTCTTTGAGTATTTCGGGCAGCAGGCGTATAGAATCCGGTATGGGAAATTGCCCTTCATGCATCCCCCGGTTGCCCCGCACCGTGGTATGCCCGCTATGCTGTCCGGTCATCAGGCAGGAGCGGGAAGGGGCGCAGACTGTAGTGCCGGCATAATGCTGGGTAAAGCGCATGCCCTGCGCCGCCAGGCGATCAATGTGAGGAGTTTCAAACTTCTGCTGTCCATAGCAGCTCAGGTCACCATAACCCAGATCATCGGCCAGAATGTAGATGATGTTGGGCTTCCTAATTGCCTCAGCGGTTTCCTGTTCCTCATTGCCAGTACTACTGCATCCCCAGCTGACGAAATACAGAAACAAAAAAACGATCAGGTATACATTTTTCTTCATCATAGGTTTGTATACGTTCAAATGTATGGATAAAAAATAAGCTTATGGCTTTACTTTCTTCACTCCTACTTCATCTGCCCAGCTTTGGTAGTCTTCGGCCAGAGTCCGGGTGATGTCCTGGAACTCGCTGCTGACATCCTCCAGTTCTGTGGGGTCCTGGTCCATATCAAACAATTGCCACTGATAATCAGGCGCATTGGCCACAATCTTCCATTTACCCTTACGGACTGCCTGATGGCCAAAGTGTTCCCAGTACAGTGTTCTTTCTTCATCACCCGCTTCGCCTTCAAAAACAGGCAGCAGGCTTTTGCCCCTCAGCGCTTTGACAGACTTCCCATTATAGTTTGCAGGATAGGCGGTTTTAGCCGCTTCCAAGCAGGTAACCATGATATCAGTGACATGCGCATAGCCCTCTGCAATGCCGGAAGCGGCGATGCCTTCCGGCCAGTGAGCAATCAGAGGGGTGGCAATGCCTCCTTCGTTCACCCATTGCTTGTATCTGCGAAAGGGAGTGTTGGAGGCAATCGCCCAGGGTTTTTGATAAGCCACATAAGATCCCGGGTAGCCAATCTCAGCAGAAGGATCATTGAGGCCTCTTCCTGCGATGTCTTCTGCGCAGCCTCCATTGTCCGACAAGAACAGGATCAGGGTATTGTCCCAGGCATTGTTTTGTTTTAAGGTATTGACCACCTTTCCGATACCCTGGTCCATGCGATCTATCATGGCCGCATACACTGCCATGCGCCGAGCCCAATCTTCCTTGTTTTCTGCATTTTCCCAAGCGGCTACGCCTTCCTCACGGGGTGCTAAAGCATAGGTAGAATCAATGATCCCCATCTCCAGCATGTTCTGATAACGAAGGTCTCTCAGAGAATCCCAGCCCAGCGCATACTTTCCTTCATATTTCTGAATGTCTTCCGGCAAGGCATGCAGTGGCCAGTGAGGGGCAGTATAAGCGAGATAAAGCAGAAAGGGCTGCTCTTCTTTTTGCTGAAAATGCTCGTCCAAAAAAGAGACCGCATAATTGGTAAAAGCATCTGTCATATAAAAACCATCAGCAGGCGGCGCCCAGGGCTGATCATCCAGCACCATCTGCCGCACTCTGGGCTGCTCTTTGATGATTTCAAAATAACTGCTCGCTCCGCTGATCAGGCCAAAGTATCGGTCAAAGCCTCTTTGCCGGGGCCAGTGCTCGGGTTTCTCTCCCACATGCCATTTGCCTGACATATAGGTAGCGTAATCTGCCTGCTTCAGCACTTCGGCGATGGTAACGGAACTGTTGTTGAGAAAACCCTGGTAAGGACCAGGGGCAGGCTGGCTATCTACATTACTGACCATTCCTCCCATACCGGCTTCGTGAGGATAAAGCCCGGTCAGCAAGGACGCCCTGGTAGGACAGCAGCGGGCAGCATTGTAAAACTGGCGGAAGCGAAGCCCATTTTCTGCAAGTGCATCCAGGTTGGGCGTAGCAATTTCACCACCGTAGCTCCCGATATCGGAATAGCCCATATCATCGGCCATGATGATGACGATATTGGGTTTGTCAGCAGCCTTAGTGCTTTCCTGTTCCTGAGGTTGCTGTGTGCAGGCGCTTCCCAGCGTAGCTGCCATGATCAGCATCAGGATTATTTTGAGGGCCTGACTACACATTTCAGAATATTTTACATACATACTGACGGTTTTCCTCTCAAAACTTCTGGAGTAATAGGGCATAGGTTATCGTAGTTTTCTTATTGGTTTGCGGTAGCATTATACACATTTGTATTTCCTTTTTCCCAGGTTTTTGTCAAAGACTGAACAGTTTCCGGAGGGTCTGCCGCAACATTATGATTTTCGTAGGGGTCTGTCTGATGATCATAGAGTTCGGTAACAGGCTCCTCCTTCCTGAAATATTTGGTAAAGCGATACCTGTCGGTGCGTACTGTAATTCCCTTCCTAAAGTAACTATAAGCAGTGTTTCTCCAATCTTCAGTCTCTGGATTTTTAAGTAAGCTGACAAAACTTTCCCCATCTGTTTGGTGAGGCATTGCTACCCCACATAATTCCATCAATGAGGGATAAATATCTGCTGTGCTGACCACCTGATCTATTAAAGTTCCCTTTTGCAGACCGGGAGTCTTCACCATCAGCACACTGCGCAGCGCATATTCAAAATTCGTATGTTTACCCCACACCCGATCATCTACGAGATGCCATCCATGATCGCTCCAAACGATGATAATGGTATTTTTTTCCAGATCCAGGCGTTTGAGTTCATCCAGCACCTTACCCATAAAAAAAGTGTTGTGAACCGAATTTTTCACTACAAAAGTTTAAGGTATGATGGCTTCTTCTCCTTTAAAATCATAAAGGCTGACCTTGATTTCATTGCTATTTAATGGAAGTGTCCTGCTTGACTGAGAAAGATACGAATTCCCGTAGTAAAATTCCTGAACCCTTTGGCTGCTATCCTGATAGGTGATTTTTGCTTTGAAAATATCGCCTGGAATGTTGAGGTAATAAATATTTTGAGTTTCAAGGTTAGACTTGTATGCCTGTAATGGCCCACTATTATTTGCAAATAAATATATCTGCTGACCTTTCACATGAATACTTGCGACTCCTCTGGAGTTTTTGTCAATCATCAGGCCTGAATTGATAGGAAGGGTAGGGATAAAGCCCCCTTTTCCGTTGCCTTTAAGAAAAAGGCCTGTTGAAGCATCGTACCTTCCTCCCACAACCTCAGTCCCAAAATCATTACCCGACAAAAGTACGTCCAGGTGTCCATCCTGATCAAAGTCCTCTGCTAAAATGCCATGTACCGGAGCAAATTGCGCCTCTTTGGGTAAGGCTACCATTTTGAATTTTCCATTCCCCAGATTTTCCAGATAGCTGGAAGCCAGTTGAAATACCCTGGCGGTATACGCCCGACTTTTGTCTGCCGGAGACAAAATATCGTTAATCGTAGCATTGGCATAACTTTCATAATCAGGGAATTTTTTCTTAAGTGCAGGCACCTGACGGATGAGGTCATCTCTGGAATGTACAGGGTATTCCTGATGATCCACATAGTAGGTCAGGATCGGGTCAGTGAAGCCATTCTGATCCAGGTCGGTGGCATAGATGGTTATAGGTTCTTCCCCGGATGCCTCATATTTGGTATTCAAGCCCAGGTTGCCGAGTATATAATCCATGTCACCATCCTGGTCAAAGTCCCCACCGTTGATGCTGTTCCACCAGCCAGCCGTATAGCTGAGCCCCGTTGCATTGGATACATTTTCCAGTTTGCCATCTGTATTTTTGAAAAACTGAACGGGCATAAATTCTCCAATTACGATGAGATCGGCATCCATATCGTTGTCAAAATCGGTCCAGAGCGCATCTTTGACCATGCCTAGCTTCCTCAGACCGGGTGCAAGCGCATCGGTCTTGTCTACAAATTTGCCACCTTCATTGATGAGCAGGTAACTGTCGGTGGGAATAGGATATTTCTGTGGAATCAGTCG harbors:
- a CDS encoding sulfatase-like hydrolase/transferase, with the protein product MKFTAFFILCVFIYSLSQAQQPNILWITIEDTSPQFIGCYGNAAASTPVIDQLAAEGIRFTNAFSTGTVCSPSRTAIITGVKTYRTGTGNHRSKYPIPESIKGFPYYMQQQGYYVTNNSKTDYNVKDEKAFIEEAWDESSNEAGWWDRKLGQPFFAVFNYNDSHQSRTMTHSYEWYTQEVLAKLPAEDRIGENDFEMPPFYQDSPEMRKQLARVYNSIKLTDLKIGELLTRLKKDQLMDSTIIFFYADHGEGIPRGKTNGINLGYRVPFVVWFPPMYQHLSPWGTAVVTDELISFEDLAPSMISLAGAKIPEYLKGRVMIGKERDKPVDKLFLSSDRSDNGIDMVRTVTDGKYVYSRNFMPFMPELKYIRYMEIGEIKQVMRKDEAANKLNSLQQSLFEPRPAEYLYDIENDLWETQNLIDDAAMQPLLEKWRTALKDEVLSSRDVLFLPGYALGLISENITPYEFRLDKKQYPIKEIYAAASLSGKRTEEVASQQVKLLQSPDKIIRYWAITGLRSQSKALLKPYQDQLIKAMQDDYPPVGLTASAISYDVFRNKDAEEKLKQYIRHENKDLALMAINYLLYVQDPTPFTTYIQQVYQSEESNYEVSAASKDFLGKLGLIPNDFENR
- a CDS encoding arylsulfatase, whose protein sequence is MMKKNVYLIVFLFLYFVSWGCSSTGNEEQETAEAIRKPNIIYILADDLGYGDLSCYGQQKFETPHIDRLAAQGMRFTQHYAGTTVCAPSRSCLMTGQHSGHTTVRGNRGMHEGQFPIPDSIRLLPEILKEAGYVTGAFGKWGLGFPGSEGDPVNQGIDEFFGFNSQTIAHNYYPWELWHNKEKVILEENEGEKKGTYAPTLIQEKTLEFIEQHKDTSFFLYVPSILPHAELLAPEEYMAMFGEQSSPEPPYEFKSKFAPETPYEGVDDINHPRFKVGGYGSQPYPHAAFAAMITVLDDQVGQIVEKVKALGLAENTIIIFSSDNGPHLEGGADPDFFNSNGPLKGYKRDLYEGGIRVPMIACWPGKIEAGSQSDHISAFWDVLPTTCALAGIEAKREVDGISFLPELLDEGKQAEHAYLYWEFHEQGKKQAVRIDQWKGVKTGIAENPDAPLELYDLSVDIGEEHNIADQHPEIVDEMEQIMQHAHEEDAEWPFFAQAKE
- a CDS encoding arylsulfatase, with protein sequence MPYYSRSFERKTVSMYVKYSEMCSQALKIILMLIMAATLGSACTQQPQEQESTKAADKPNIVIIMADDMGYSDIGSYGGEIATPNLDALAENGLRFRQFYNAARCCPTRASLLTGLYPHEAGMGGMVSNVDSQPAPGPYQGFLNNSSVTIAEVLKQADYATYMSGKWHVGEKPEHWPRQRGFDRYFGLISGASSYFEIIKEQPRVRQMVLDDQPWAPPADGFYMTDAFTNYAVSFLDEHFQQKEEQPFLLYLAYTAPHWPLHALPEDIQKYEGKYALGWDSLRDLRYQNMLEMGIIDSTYALAPREEGVAAWENAENKEDWARRMAVYAAMIDRMDQGIGKVVNTLKQNNAWDNTLILFLSDNGGCAEDIAGRGLNDPSAEIGYPGSYVAYQKPWAIASNTPFRRYKQWVNEGGIATPLIAHWPEGIAASGIAEGYAHVTDIMVTCLEAAKTAYPANYNGKSVKALRGKSLLPVFEGEAGDEERTLYWEHFGHQAVRKGKWKIVANAPDYQWQLFDMDQDPTELEDVSSEFQDITRTLAEDYQSWADEVGVKKVKP
- a CDS encoding sulfatase/phosphatase domain-containing protein; translated protein: MKNSVHNTFFMGKVLDELKRLDLEKNTIIIVWSDHGWHLVDDRVWGKHTNFEYALRSVLMVKTPGLQKGTLIDQVVSTADIYPSLMELCGVAMPHQTDGESFVSLLKNPETEDWRNTAYSYFRKGITVRTDRYRFTKYFRKEEPVTELYDHQTDPYENHNVAADPPETVQSLTKTWEKGNTNVYNATANQ